The following are encoded in a window of Cryobacterium sp. CG_9.6 genomic DNA:
- a CDS encoding HNH endonuclease signature motif containing protein has translation MFTTMKSGPEVVALLQQASDLIGDALDGAHFTLLDDDAALSVMGALEAVGRRVDGGRIWSAADVGMRAETSRGHDSLAWKSGCRTKYELITGITRVSASEAKRRMRLGGIVTGTAAATSGLLGQSVTVRHPAVAEALTSGNLGVDAADVIVAALEQISSRVAPDDLDRAERALVASATGAITPETEGLPGAGIAFSADLIRAQAHEWGAILDPDGAAPSDEQTAATSTVGFGLLKNGLYPLRGGVTPELRGVMNGVFATFISAHATPAFPSAEDQARMEAGELIPGAEEMCDDRTGGEKCADILRAVFDKTARDPKTPRMGGAAPTVMVHVNSRDLKNGRGVGWIDGVDAPISLKAVQERLCAGGYQQVIIGENGQVLHLGEKERFFSPAQRRAIAARDGGCVIPGCTIAAAWCEVHHVFPWKFNGPTNIDNGCLLCWYHHHSIDASGWQIKMVDGRPWILGPVLFDPGQKWRPAASHRANTPSTDPPWASDTQR, from the coding sequence ATGTTCACGACGATGAAGTCCGGTCCCGAAGTGGTCGCCCTGCTGCAGCAGGCCAGCGATCTGATCGGTGACGCTCTCGACGGAGCACACTTCACCCTCCTCGACGATGACGCCGCCCTGAGTGTGATGGGAGCGTTGGAGGCGGTGGGGCGCCGCGTGGATGGTGGCCGGATCTGGTCCGCCGCCGACGTGGGCATGCGCGCCGAAACTAGTCGTGGCCACGACTCCCTCGCGTGGAAAAGCGGATGCCGCACCAAGTACGAACTCATCACCGGCATCACCCGGGTGTCCGCCTCCGAAGCCAAGCGGCGGATGCGCCTCGGAGGCATCGTCACCGGTACTGCCGCGGCCACGAGTGGCCTGCTTGGCCAGTCGGTCACGGTGCGACACCCGGCCGTCGCCGAGGCGCTCACGTCAGGGAACCTCGGCGTGGACGCCGCCGACGTGATTGTGGCGGCGTTGGAGCAGATCTCTTCCCGGGTTGCCCCGGACGATCTCGACCGGGCCGAGCGCGCTCTCGTCGCCTCGGCAACCGGAGCGATCACCCCCGAGACCGAGGGACTTCCCGGGGCAGGGATTGCGTTCTCGGCCGATTTGATTCGGGCGCAAGCGCACGAGTGGGGCGCGATCCTGGACCCCGACGGCGCCGCGCCGAGTGATGAGCAGACCGCCGCGACCAGCACTGTTGGGTTCGGACTCCTGAAGAACGGGTTGTATCCGCTGCGAGGCGGAGTGACACCCGAACTGCGCGGCGTGATGAACGGTGTCTTCGCCACCTTCATTAGCGCCCACGCGACACCCGCATTCCCGTCGGCCGAGGATCAGGCCCGCATGGAGGCCGGGGAACTGATCCCGGGAGCGGAAGAGATGTGTGATGACCGCACCGGCGGGGAGAAATGCGCCGACATCCTCCGGGCCGTGTTTGACAAGACCGCACGGGACCCGAAAACACCCCGGATGGGCGGCGCGGCCCCAACGGTGATGGTGCACGTGAATTCCCGAGATCTGAAGAACGGGCGCGGCGTCGGCTGGATCGACGGCGTCGACGCACCGATCAGTCTCAAGGCGGTGCAGGAGCGACTGTGCGCGGGTGGGTATCAGCAGGTGATCATTGGTGAGAACGGCCAGGTACTGCATCTCGGGGAGAAGGAACGGTTCTTCAGCCCGGCACAGCGCCGGGCCATTGCCGCCCGCGATGGTGGGTGTGTCATTCCCGGCTGCACCATTGCTGCCGCGTGGTGCGAGGTGCATCACGTCTTCCCGTGGAAGTTCAATGGGCCAACGAACATCGATAACGGGTGTTTGCTGTGCTGGTATCACCACCACAGCATTGATGCGTCCGGGTGGCAGATCAAGATGGTTGATGGCAGGCCGTGGATTCTTGGGCCGGTGCTTTTTGACCCCGGCCAGAAGTGGCGACCAGCCGCCAGCCATCGGGCCAACACCCCCAGCACCGACCCGCCCTGGGCATCCGATACCCAACGGTGA
- a CDS encoding ATP-dependent Clp protease ATP-binding subunit — protein MFERFTDRARRVVVLAQEEAKMLNHNYIGTEHILLGLIHEGEGVAAKALESLGISLDAVREQVQDIIGQGQQQPTGHIPFTPRAKKVLELSLREALQLGHNYIGTEHILLGLIREGEGVAAQVLVKLGADLNRVRQQVIQLLSGYQGKEQVQVGANEQTANTAGSQVLDQFGRNLTQSARDNKLDPVIGREKEIERVMQILSRRTKNNPVLIGEPGVGKTAVVEGLAQAIVKGDVPETLKDKQLYSLDLGSLIAGSRYRGDFEERLKKVTKEIRTRGDIIVFIDEIHTLVGAGAAEGAIDAASILKPLLARGELQTIGATTLDEYRKHFEKDAALERRFQPIQVNEPSLPHTINILKGLRDRYEAHHKVSITDGALVAAANLADRYVSDRFLPDKAIDLIDEAGARLRLSILSSPPELREFDEKIAAVRAKKELAIEEQDFEKAAGLRDEEKNLLGERLRLEKKWKSGDVKSTAVVDEGLIAEVLAQATGIPVFKLTEEESARLVFMEKALHQRVIGQEEAISALAKTIRRTRAGLKDPKRPSGSFVFAGPTGVGKTELAKALAEFLFDDEAAMISLDMSEYGEKHTVSRLFGAPPGFVGFEEGGQLTEKVRRKPFSVVLFDEIEKAHPDIFNSLLQILEEGRLTDGQGRVVDFKNTVIIMTTNLGTKDISAGPVGFQLEGDSTTGYERMAGKVKDELKKHFKPEFLNRVDEVIVFPQLTKPELLQIVDLFIKRLGVRLLDRDMTVEVTLAVKERLIEIGFDPTLGARPLRRAIQREIEDRLSEKILQGELNAGDHVHVDLKDGKFVFTTTTRADAVGVGVNTTASVGTGPATPDLAITSD, from the coding sequence ATGTTTGAGAGATTTACCGACCGAGCTCGTCGCGTCGTCGTTTTGGCCCAGGAAGAGGCCAAGATGCTCAACCACAACTACATCGGTACGGAGCACATTCTGCTCGGTCTGATCCACGAAGGTGAAGGCGTTGCCGCCAAGGCCCTGGAAAGTCTCGGTATCTCACTCGATGCCGTGCGTGAACAGGTTCAAGACATCATCGGTCAGGGTCAGCAGCAGCCCACCGGACACATCCCCTTCACGCCACGTGCGAAGAAGGTCCTTGAGTTGAGCCTGCGCGAAGCGCTGCAGCTCGGCCACAACTACATTGGAACAGAGCACATTCTGCTTGGTCTCATCCGCGAGGGTGAAGGCGTTGCTGCACAGGTGCTCGTGAAGCTGGGTGCAGACCTTAACCGGGTGCGCCAGCAGGTTATTCAGCTCCTGAGCGGTTATCAGGGCAAGGAGCAGGTGCAGGTCGGCGCTAACGAGCAGACCGCCAACACCGCTGGCAGTCAGGTTCTTGACCAGTTTGGTCGTAACCTCACGCAGTCCGCACGCGATAACAAGCTCGACCCGGTCATTGGGCGCGAGAAGGAAATCGAGCGCGTCATGCAGATTCTGTCTCGACGTACCAAGAACAACCCTGTCCTCATCGGTGAGCCCGGTGTGGGAAAGACGGCTGTTGTTGAGGGTCTTGCCCAGGCCATCGTCAAGGGCGATGTGCCCGAGACGCTCAAGGACAAGCAGCTGTACTCTCTCGACCTCGGTTCGCTCATTGCCGGTAGCCGCTACCGCGGTGATTTCGAAGAGCGACTGAAAAAGGTCACCAAGGAGATCCGCACGCGTGGTGACATCATCGTCTTCATTGACGAGATCCACACCCTCGTGGGTGCGGGTGCCGCCGAGGGTGCAATCGACGCTGCGTCGATTCTCAAGCCGCTCCTTGCGCGTGGAGAGCTTCAGACCATTGGTGCCACCACGCTCGACGAGTACCGCAAGCACTTTGAGAAGGATGCCGCTCTCGAGCGCCGCTTCCAGCCCATTCAGGTCAACGAGCCGTCGCTGCCCCATACGATCAACATTCTCAAGGGACTGCGTGACCGCTACGAGGCGCACCACAAGGTCTCCATCACCGATGGTGCTCTTGTCGCTGCGGCGAACCTTGCCGACCGTTATGTTTCCGACCGTTTCCTTCCGGACAAGGCCATTGACCTGATTGACGAGGCTGGCGCTCGCCTGCGTCTGTCGATCCTGTCGAGCCCGCCCGAGCTGCGCGAATTCGACGAGAAGATCGCTGCGGTTCGTGCCAAGAAGGAACTCGCCATTGAGGAGCAGGACTTCGAAAAGGCTGCTGGTCTGCGCGACGAGGAGAAGAACCTCCTCGGCGAGCGTCTGCGGCTCGAGAAGAAGTGGAAGTCCGGCGACGTCAAGTCCACGGCTGTCGTGGATGAGGGGCTGATTGCTGAGGTTCTGGCTCAGGCCACCGGCATCCCCGTCTTCAAGCTCACCGAGGAAGAGTCTGCTCGCCTCGTGTTCATGGAGAAGGCACTGCACCAGCGCGTCATTGGTCAGGAAGAGGCCATCTCGGCGCTCGCCAAGACCATTCGTCGTACCCGTGCAGGTCTGAAGGACCCGAAGCGTCCGTCTGGTTCGTTCGTCTTTGCTGGCCCCACTGGAGTGGGCAAGACGGAACTCGCCAAGGCGCTTGCAGAGTTCCTGTTCGATGACGAGGCCGCCATGATTTCGCTCGACATGAGTGAGTACGGCGAGAAGCACACCGTGTCTCGTCTGTTCGGTGCTCCTCCCGGGTTCGTGGGCTTCGAAGAAGGTGGACAGCTCACCGAAAAGGTGCGTCGCAAGCCGTTCTCCGTGGTGCTGTTCGATGAGATCGAGAAGGCTCACCCCGACATCTTCAACTCGCTCCTCCAGATTCTGGAAGAGGGTCGTCTGACGGATGGTCAGGGTCGTGTTGTCGACTTCAAGAACACGGTCATCATCATGACTACCAACCTCGGTACCAAGGACATCAGCGCTGGACCTGTTGGTTTCCAGCTCGAGGGTGACAGCACCACGGGCTACGAGCGTATGGCTGGCAAGGTGAAGGATGAGCTGAAGAAGCACTTCAAGCCCGAGTTCCTCAACCGCGTGGACGAGGTCATCGTGTTCCCGCAGCTGACGAAGCCCGAGTTGCTTCAGATCGTGGATCTGTTCATCAAGCGCCTCGGCGTGCGTCTGCTTGACCGCGACATGACGGTGGAGGTCACGCTCGCTGTCAAGGAGCGCCTGATCGAGATTGGTTTCGATCCCACTCTGGGAGCACGTCCGCTGCGTCGTGCAATTCAGCGTGAGATTGAGGACCGCCTGTCGGAGAAGATTCTGCAGGGTGAGCTGAACGCGGGCGACCACGTGCACGTAGACCTCAAGGACGGCAAGTTTGTCTTCACAACCACGACGCGTGCAGACGCAGTGGGTGTGGGCGTGAATACGACGGCCAGCGTGGGCACCGGCCCTGCAACGCCTGACCTCGCCATCACGAGCGACTAA
- the lysS gene encoding lysine--tRNA ligase, whose product MSTNPAEELTTAEMNEQKAVRLGKRERLNAAATSPAGGAYPVSVPVTDTIPAVRARYGDLEADAVTGVVVGLAGRVVHSRNTGKLCFASLQSGDGTRIQVMVSLGEVGDESLAQWKDLVDLGDHVFVSGQVISSRRGELSIMVSEWQIAAKALLPLPNLHTELSEETRVRSRYLDLISRDQARRNVIARSTAVASLRKTFTDLEFLEIETPMLQVMHGGASARPFATHSNAFDTELFLRIAPELFLKRAVVGGIDRVYEINRNFRNEGADSTHSPEFAMLEAYEAYGDYNSIADLTQSLIQNAAFAIAGSHVVTWADGTEFDLGGDWARISMYDSLSEAAGMVITPQTPIAELKALAVREELEIDHPIHGKYVEELWEHFVKGGLTRPTFVMDFPVDTSPLVRGHRSIDGVVEKWDLYVRGFELATGYSELVDPVVQRERFVEQARLAANGDPEAMRLDEEFLRALEHGMPPTGGMGMGIDRMLMALTGLGIRETILFPLVK is encoded by the coding sequence ATGAGCACGAACCCCGCCGAAGAGCTCACCACCGCCGAGATGAACGAGCAGAAAGCCGTTCGCCTCGGTAAGCGTGAGCGCTTGAACGCTGCGGCCACCTCCCCGGCCGGCGGTGCCTACCCGGTGTCGGTGCCCGTCACCGACACCATTCCGGCCGTGCGTGCCCGCTACGGAGATCTCGAAGCGGATGCCGTCACCGGCGTCGTTGTCGGCCTCGCCGGCCGCGTGGTGCACTCCCGCAACACCGGCAAGCTGTGCTTCGCGAGTCTGCAGTCCGGCGATGGAACGCGCATCCAGGTCATGGTGTCCCTCGGTGAGGTGGGCGACGAGTCGCTGGCCCAGTGGAAGGACCTCGTTGACCTCGGCGACCACGTCTTCGTGTCGGGGCAGGTCATCTCCAGCCGCCGCGGTGAGCTGTCGATCATGGTGAGCGAGTGGCAGATCGCCGCGAAGGCGCTTCTTCCGCTGCCGAACCTGCACACCGAGCTCAGCGAAGAGACGCGCGTGCGCAGTCGCTACCTCGACCTGATCAGTCGCGATCAGGCACGCCGCAACGTGATCGCCCGGTCCACGGCCGTGGCGAGCCTGCGCAAAACATTCACCGACCTGGAGTTTCTGGAGATCGAGACGCCGATGTTGCAGGTGATGCATGGTGGGGCATCCGCTCGACCCTTCGCCACACACAGCAATGCGTTCGATACCGAGTTGTTTCTGCGCATTGCACCGGAGCTCTTTCTGAAGCGCGCCGTGGTGGGCGGCATCGACCGCGTGTACGAGATTAACCGCAACTTTCGCAACGAGGGCGCGGACTCCACCCACTCGCCCGAGTTCGCCATGCTCGAGGCCTACGAAGCGTATGGCGACTACAACTCCATTGCCGACCTCACCCAGAGCCTGATTCAGAACGCCGCATTCGCGATTGCCGGATCGCACGTGGTGACGTGGGCCGACGGTACCGAGTTCGACCTCGGTGGCGACTGGGCGCGCATCAGCATGTACGACAGCCTGTCCGAGGCGGCCGGAATGGTCATCACGCCGCAGACGCCGATCGCAGAGCTCAAGGCCTTGGCTGTTCGTGAAGAGCTGGAAATCGACCACCCCATTCACGGCAAGTACGTGGAGGAGCTGTGGGAGCACTTCGTGAAGGGTGGCCTCACTCGCCCCACCTTCGTGATGGACTTTCCGGTGGACACGAGTCCCCTCGTTCGTGGTCACCGCTCGATTGATGGCGTGGTGGAGAAGTGGGACCTGTACGTACGCGGCTTCGAACTCGCCACCGGATACTCCGAGCTGGTGGACCCCGTCGTGCAGCGGGAACGCTTCGTGGAGCAGGCTCGACTGGCTGCGAACGGTGACCCGGAAGCGATGCGTCTCGACGAGGAATTCCTGCGTGCGCTGGAGCACGGCATGCCGCCCACCGGTGGCATGGGAATGGGAATTGACCGGATGCTGATGGCCCTCACCGGGCTTGGCATTCGGGAGACCATCCTCTTTCCGCTGGTGAAATAG
- the panC gene encoding pantoate--beta-alanine ligase, which produces MPEVIGTIDELRNRLGAARDKAAMMGGDTRIVLVPTMGALHDGHLALIRRARQLGDIVLVSIFVNPLQFGANEDLDRYPRTLEADLQALALEGVPFVFAPSAREMYPETNNTTRVAAGPVGLLLEGAARPGHFDGMLTVVAKLLNIVAPDTAVFGQKDAQQVFLVQSMVADLNVRVAIDVVPTVREHSGLALSSRNRNLTTAESEAAAALSAGLTAAQVAASHGATAALAAAHALIDPQALVKLDYLVVVHPHTFFPVSADHVGPARMLVAALVGTTRLIDNVALDVA; this is translated from the coding sequence ATGCCAGAAGTCATTGGCACCATTGACGAGCTGCGCAACCGACTGGGTGCGGCCCGGGACAAGGCCGCAATGATGGGTGGCGACACTCGCATTGTGCTCGTCCCCACGATGGGTGCTCTGCACGACGGGCATCTGGCCCTCATTCGCCGCGCTCGGCAGCTCGGTGACATCGTGCTCGTATCCATCTTCGTCAACCCACTGCAGTTCGGTGCCAATGAAGACCTCGACCGCTACCCGCGCACGCTCGAGGCGGATCTGCAGGCACTGGCCTTGGAGGGTGTTCCGTTCGTGTTCGCGCCGAGCGCTCGCGAGATGTACCCCGAGACGAACAACACCACGCGCGTAGCGGCTGGTCCCGTGGGCTTGCTCCTCGAGGGAGCGGCCCGCCCCGGACACTTTGACGGGATGCTCACCGTCGTCGCAAAGCTCCTCAACATTGTGGCTCCCGACACCGCCGTGTTTGGCCAAAAAGATGCCCAGCAGGTTTTTCTCGTGCAGAGCATGGTGGCCGATCTCAACGTGCGGGTGGCAATTGATGTTGTTCCCACCGTGCGCGAGCACAGCGGGCTGGCTCTGTCGAGCCGCAACCGCAACCTCACGACGGCCGAGAGCGAGGCTGCTGCCGCACTCTCGGCGGGCCTCACCGCTGCTCAGGTGGCCGCATCCCACGGTGCCACTGCGGCGCTCGCGGCCGCTCACGCGCTCATTGACCCTCAGGCGCTGGTTAAGCTGGACTATCTCGTTGTCGTTCACCCGCACACGTTCTTTCCCGTCTCGGCGGACCATGTTGGGCCCGCTCGCATGCTCGTTGCCGCCCTCGTGGGCACGACACGGTTGATTGACAACGTGGCGCTCGACGTCGCCTGA
- a CDS encoding DUF2520 domain-containing protein → MNQRPGRLGVGIIGAGRVGPILGAALAGAGHAIVGINAISQSSRDRAEAILPLVPILTVPQIVERSELVILAVPDTELESLVAGLAATKTWQPGQLVLHTSARFGTAVLAPALAGGAIPLAIHPAMAFTGTSLDLTRLSDSYFAVTAPTPVLPIGQALVVEMGGEPVIVAESDRVSYAEAVETATAFSTSIVEQATRLLADIGIDEPGAVIGPLVRSAMENALGRLGSESLDLAGLSLSGLDGLQQRTLRDRLDDGPREQFDDHDREDE, encoded by the coding sequence ATGAATCAACGACCAGGACGGCTGGGCGTGGGCATCATCGGTGCCGGCCGGGTCGGACCCATCCTCGGCGCCGCTCTCGCGGGCGCCGGGCACGCCATTGTGGGCATCAACGCCATCTCGCAGTCCAGTCGGGACCGGGCCGAGGCCATTCTTCCGCTCGTCCCCATTCTCACGGTGCCGCAGATCGTGGAACGCAGCGAGCTCGTGATCCTCGCCGTACCCGACACCGAACTCGAGAGCCTCGTGGCTGGTCTGGCTGCCACCAAGACGTGGCAGCCTGGTCAACTGGTGCTGCACACATCCGCTCGTTTCGGCACGGCCGTGCTGGCTCCGGCTCTCGCTGGTGGGGCGATCCCATTGGCGATTCACCCGGCCATGGCGTTCACCGGCACCAGCCTGGACCTCACGCGGTTGTCCGATAGCTACTTTGCCGTGACCGCACCCACGCCGGTGTTGCCCATTGGGCAAGCCCTCGTGGTGGAGATGGGCGGCGAACCCGTGATCGTGGCCGAGAGCGATCGGGTCAGCTATGCGGAGGCCGTGGAGACGGCAACGGCCTTCTCCACCTCAATTGTGGAGCAGGCCACCCGGCTGCTCGCCGACATTGGTATCGACGAGCCCGGCGCCGTGATCGGTCCCCTCGTGCGTTCCGCCATGGAGAATGCTCTCGGTCGCCTGGGTTCCGAGTCTCTGGACCTCGCCGGGTTGAGCCTGTCGGGACTCGACGGTCTGCAGCAGCGCACGCTTCGTGACAGGCTTGACGATGGTCCGCGCGAACAATTCGACGACCACGACCGGGAGGACGAGTGA
- a CDS encoding PH domain-containing protein, translated as MTTPPAELAVPSITDGEWHRLHPATPLLRGGIFIVAVLGFIIANLRERLVEVFLNEPNYGGDPIDAIVDNGAVGLALLVIAGILVVILVLFTLSWRMHTFRITSEVVEVRSGVLFRSSRRARLDRVQGVNLVRPFIPRLFGAARLEVSVAGQDGNVQLAYLASSLADGLRHDILRLASGLRQASADVVGTEPQTSAAPGVLAPGVSAPGASALGALAQSRVTEFLAPELDPQAAAPESVVRIPPGRLIGSLVASGFTVFLVLAITGVILSAVFGGPNWLLFAILPGIIGSFGFYYSRFTRSLRYSIAATSEGVRVGYGLLSTSSETLPSGRIHAIEVSQPVLWRPFGWWQVQINKAGQSTNSGAGGAANTVTLPVGTIEDVARVLMLLVPSFDGDEQRALIESGLRSKGGSDGFVNAPRRAAWLRPFSWRRTGYTLSHGVALIRRGVLSRELVLVPLARLQSVRIAQGPLQRSLRLGTAHLHTVSGPVVATLSVIDRVEAERLFDLVTNAAIAAAELDTSTDTSMTTSTETRSTMGPAA; from the coding sequence GTGACGACGCCGCCTGCGGAGCTTGCGGTGCCGTCCATCACCGACGGTGAGTGGCATCGGCTGCATCCGGCGACGCCGCTGCTGCGTGGGGGCATCTTCATTGTGGCCGTGCTGGGTTTCATCATTGCCAATCTGCGCGAGCGACTGGTTGAGGTGTTTCTGAACGAACCCAACTACGGCGGTGACCCCATCGATGCCATTGTCGACAATGGCGCCGTGGGGTTGGCGCTGCTGGTTATTGCCGGCATTCTCGTTGTCATTCTCGTTCTGTTCACGCTGTCCTGGCGCATGCACACGTTTCGCATCACCTCGGAGGTTGTGGAGGTGCGGAGCGGTGTGCTCTTTCGCAGCAGTCGCCGTGCCCGCCTCGATCGTGTGCAGGGCGTGAACCTGGTGCGTCCGTTTATTCCGCGGCTCTTCGGGGCGGCGCGCCTCGAAGTGAGCGTGGCTGGGCAAGACGGAAATGTGCAGTTGGCCTACCTGGCGTCCTCCCTGGCCGACGGCTTGCGCCATGACATTTTGCGCCTCGCGTCGGGGCTGAGGCAGGCCAGCGCGGATGTTGTGGGCACGGAACCACAGACATCCGCTGCACCGGGTGTATTGGCACCGGGTGTATCTGCACCGGGTGCGTCGGCACTCGGTGCGCTTGCCCAGTCGAGGGTGACCGAGTTTCTTGCGCCCGAACTCGACCCCCAAGCGGCGGCGCCGGAATCGGTGGTGCGCATCCCTCCCGGCCGGTTGATCGGTTCGCTCGTGGCCAGCGGATTCACCGTGTTTCTGGTGCTGGCGATCACGGGCGTTATTCTCAGTGCCGTCTTTGGCGGACCCAACTGGCTGCTGTTCGCCATTCTGCCCGGCATCATCGGCAGTTTCGGGTTCTACTACTCACGGTTCACGAGATCGCTGCGCTACAGCATTGCGGCCACCAGTGAGGGCGTTCGTGTGGGTTATGGGCTGCTCTCCACGAGCAGTGAAACCCTGCCGAGTGGGCGTATTCACGCCATTGAGGTCTCGCAGCCGGTGCTGTGGCGGCCCTTTGGTTGGTGGCAAGTGCAGATCAATAAAGCTGGTCAGTCTACGAATTCGGGAGCTGGTGGTGCGGCGAATACCGTCACGCTGCCGGTGGGCACCATCGAGGACGTGGCCCGGGTGCTGATGCTGCTGGTGCCGAGCTTTGACGGAGACGAGCAGCGTGCCCTGATCGAGAGCGGGCTGCGCTCGAAGGGCGGGAGTGACGGTTTCGTCAATGCGCCGCGGCGGGCGGCGTGGCTGCGCCCATTCTCCTGGCGGCGCACCGGGTATACCCTGAGCCACGGTGTGGCCCTGATTCGCCGGGGCGTGCTGTCCCGCGAGCTTGTGCTCGTGCCACTGGCCCGGCTGCAGAGCGTGCGCATCGCGCAGGGTCCGCTGCAACGGAGCCTGCGTCTCGGGACGGCACACCTGCACACGGTGAGTGGTCCGGTGGTGGCCACGCTCAGCGTCATCGATCGCGTTGAGGCCGAGCGGCTGTTCGACCTCGTGACGAACGCCGCCATCGCCGCCGCCGAGCTTGACACCAGTACTGACACCAGCATGACTACCAGCACCGAAACCAGATCAACGATGGGACCCGCAGCATGA
- a CDS encoding PH domain-containing protein produces the protein MLSESEPRDSGPRDSEPRASARLDLLNVGEWQRVAPRYVVVEIVGSILFGLAVCGGAAFLWLLADQIWALYVGIGMAIVTVVSVLVEPRRVRSIGYQLRADDLLFRRGIMFQRFVSVPYGRMQLVDITRGPVARWLGLADLKFVTAAATSGVSIPGLNEADAESLRDRLVELAESRRAGL, from the coding sequence GTGCTCAGCGAATCTGAACCACGCGATTCTGGACCACGCGATTCTGAACCACGCGCATCCGCTCGCCTCGACCTGCTGAACGTGGGGGAGTGGCAGCGAGTCGCCCCGCGGTACGTGGTGGTGGAGATCGTGGGCAGCATTCTCTTTGGGCTTGCGGTCTGTGGCGGCGCGGCGTTCCTGTGGCTGCTTGCCGACCAGATCTGGGCGCTGTATGTGGGAATTGGCATGGCCATCGTCACCGTTGTGAGCGTGTTGGTCGAACCGCGTCGGGTGCGCTCGATCGGCTACCAGCTGCGCGCCGATGACCTTCTGTTTCGGCGAGGAATCATGTTTCAGCGCTTCGTGTCGGTTCCGTATGGTCGCATGCAACTGGTCGACATTACCCGTGGGCCGGTGGCGCGCTGGCTGGGGCTGGCCGACCTCAAGTTCGTGACGGCTGCGGCAACGTCGGGGGTGTCGATTCCCGGGCTCAACGAGGCGGATGCCGAGAGCTTGCGCGATCGTCTCGTGGAGCTTGCCGAGAGTCGCCGGGCCGGGCTGTGA
- a CDS encoding DUF3180 domain-containing protein, translating to MKRTRATPLIGLGLLGLVLGFLLEVGAAASGSALIVPPVSLPLTLTVMAAIVVSLAWRVRRSTRRRGNRRMDPFWAMRVAVLSKASSLSGVLVLGAALGIVGYILSRTVVAALPSLWLTIASAVGALLLLVGGLLAEHFCTLPPDDDDPNSGKQGSTKPSGDVPGAQRI from the coding sequence ATGAAGCGCACCCGGGCGACACCGCTAATCGGCCTCGGACTGCTGGGTCTCGTTCTCGGGTTCTTGCTCGAGGTCGGTGCCGCGGCATCCGGTTCGGCGCTGATTGTGCCTCCGGTGAGTTTGCCGCTGACCCTCACGGTGATGGCGGCCATTGTGGTGAGTCTGGCGTGGCGAGTGCGGCGGTCCACCCGGCGCCGCGGAAACCGGCGCATGGACCCGTTTTGGGCGATGCGTGTGGCCGTGCTGTCGAAGGCGTCGAGCCTGAGTGGTGTGCTCGTGCTCGGCGCGGCCCTCGGAATTGTGGGGTACATTCTGTCGCGCACGGTCGTTGCGGCGCTACCATCGCTGTGGCTCACGATCGCGTCGGCAGTGGGTGCGTTGCTGCTGCTGGTGGGTGGCCTGCTGGCCGAGCATTTTTGCACGCTGCCTCCCGATGACGACGACCCCAACAGTGGCAAGCAGGGCAGCACAAAACCGAGTGGAGATGTTCCGGGTGCTCAGCGAATCTGA
- the folK gene encoding 2-amino-4-hydroxy-6-hydroxymethyldihydropteridine diphosphokinase, translating to MPTHVVLALGSNLGDGTATLEAAVRALRTVSGLDIEGVSPNFESAAVKLHGVDDTAPRYINSVVTGRFTGDALELLDAVNLIEATHGRVRAERWGDRTLDIDIIAIDGLELDTARLTLPHPRAWERDFVLAPWFSLEADAVIPGRGSVRDLLAATENTAVPVAAVPVAGTTAATHSAKSGPR from the coding sequence GTGCCCACGCACGTTGTGCTGGCGCTCGGGAGCAACCTGGGTGACGGGACCGCGACCCTCGAGGCCGCCGTGCGCGCCCTCCGCACCGTATCGGGCCTTGACATCGAGGGCGTCTCACCCAATTTCGAATCGGCAGCGGTGAAGCTTCACGGGGTCGACGACACGGCGCCGCGCTACATCAACTCCGTAGTGACCGGCCGATTCACCGGCGATGCGCTTGAGCTGCTCGATGCCGTGAACCTCATTGAGGCTACACATGGGCGGGTGCGTGCCGAGCGCTGGGGTGACCGCACCCTCGACATCGACATCATCGCCATTGACGGGCTGGAGCTCGACACTGCGCGCCTCACCCTGCCGCACCCGCGCGCGTGGGAGCGCGATTTTGTGCTCGCACCCTGGTTCAGCCTCGAAGCGGATGCCGTGATTCCCGGCCGCGGTTCGGTGCGCGACCTGCTCGCCGCGACCGAGAACACTGCGGTGCCGGTTGCTGCGGTGCCGGTTGCTGGGACAACCGCTGCGACACACTCGGCGAAGTCCGGCCCGCGATGA